The Coffea arabica cultivar ET-39 chromosome 1e, Coffea Arabica ET-39 HiFi, whole genome shotgun sequence genome has a window encoding:
- the LOC140013635 gene encoding pre-mRNA-processing factor 39-1-like isoform X2 encodes MADSEAVVAQTSSATAFTAAGYPPVYNDTNSDASGAAATKNVEDLTATGATTTMEDSNISFGATELTNYIADGSDLGASHHVAGTNSSLEASDKLSVGNSTSTGVAENGIISDDTHGSNVIHELFDGSALSDEEERLWSIVRANSLDFNAWIALIEETEKMSEGNILKIRKVYDAFLVEFPLCYGYWKKYADHEARLGSMDKVVEVYERAVQGVTYSVDMWLHYCIFAISTYGDPETIRRLFERGLAYVGTDYLSFPLWDKYIEYEYTQQDWSRVALLYTRVLENPNQQLDRYFEGFKELVANRPLSELRTGEEAAAAALENSENGGQEVEGENLPNAVEQSSKPVSASLKDAEELEKYIAVREEMYKKAKEFDSKIIGFETAIRRPYFHVRPLSGVELENWHNYLHFIEGVGDLSKVVKLYERCLIACANYPEYWIRYVRCMEASGSMDLAENALARATQVFVKV; translated from the exons ATGGCTGACAGTGAAGCTGTTGTAGCTCAAACATCTTCTGCGACAGCCTTCACAGCAGCTGGTTATCCTCCTGTCTACAATGATACCAACTCAGATGCTTCTGGTGCCGCTGCCACAAAGAATGTTGAGGATTTAACTGCCACTGGTGCAACAACTACTATGGAAGATTCAAATATTTCTTTTGGTGCCACAGAATTAACCAATTATATTGCTGATGGTTCTGATTTAGGTGCTTCCCATCACGTAGCTGGTACTAATTCCAGTTTAGAAGCTAGTGATAAACTCTCAG TGGGAAATAGTACATCAACTGGTGTTGCTGAGAATGGGATTATTTCAGATGATACTCATGGATCTAATGTCATACATGAATTGTTTGATGGTTCTG cATTATCTGATGAGGAAGAACGTCTATGGAGCATTGTTAGAGCTAATtctttagattttaatgcaTGGATTGCTCTTATAGAGGAAACAGAGAAAATGTCTGAG GGTAACATATTGAAGATCCGGAAAGTATATGATGCTTTTCTTGTGGAATTTCCTCTGTGTTATGGTTATTGGAAGAAATATGCAGATCATGAAGCACGCCTCGGCTCTATGGACAAAGTTGTGGAGGTCTATGAACGAGCTGTTCAAGGTGTAACATATTCTGTTGACATGTGGTTGCATTACTGCATATTTGCCATAAGCACGTATGGAGATCCTGAGACCATAAGAAG ACTCTTTGAGAGAGGATTAGCTTATGTTGGAACTGATTACCTCTCTTTTCCTCTGTGGGATAAATATATTGAGTACGAATACACACAACAGGACTGGTCCCGTGTTGCTTTGCTCTACACACGTGTACTGGAGAATCCAAATCAGCAGCTAGATCGCTACTTTGAAGG TTTCAAGGAGCTTGTTGCTAATCGGCCTCTCTCTGAGTTGCGGACTGGTGAGGAAGCTGCTGCTGCAGCTCTTGAAAATTCTGAAAATGGTGGTCAAGAAGTTGAGGGAGAAAATCTCCCTAATGCTGTGGAGCAGTCTTCTAAACCTGTAAGTGCGAGCTTAAAAGATGCTGAGGAGTTGGAGAAGTATATTGCCGTTAGGGAAGAGATGTATAAGAAAGCTAAAGAGTTCGATTCTAAGATCATTGGTTTTGAAACAGCTATCCGGAGGCCATACTTTCATGTGCGGCCCCTTAGCGGGGTAGAGCTTGAAAATTGGCATAATTATCTGCATTTTATTGAAGGAGTGGGTGACCTCAGTAAG GTTGTTAAGCTATATGAAAGATGCTTGATAGCATGCGCTAATTATCCTGAGTATTGGATCCGATATGTCCGATGCATGGAAGCTAGTGGGAGCATGGATCTTGCTGAGAATGCTCTTGCACGTGCTACTCAAGTCTTTGTCAAGGTATAG